The Dendropsophus ebraccatus isolate aDenEbr1 chromosome 3, aDenEbr1.pat, whole genome shotgun sequence genome includes a region encoding these proteins:
- the POLI gene encoding DNA polymerase iota isoform X1 has protein sequence MDSPREEDEADEAEWLSREEEAAVPREPAAACKLGGVAVPAPRRVIVHLDMDCFYAQVEMIRNPELKEKPLGVQQKTFVITCNYVARNLGVKKCMSIRDAKERCPQLVLVSGEDLTHYREMSYRVTGLLEEFSPQVERLGFDENFIDITELVDKRLQDPQCDRAMEVSGHVYNQQGVDPSDWTHKRFIVGSQVAADIRAAVHSRLGMTGCAGIASNKLLSKLVSGTFKPNQQTVLFPESYDHLIHSLNHVHKIPGIGYKTAQRLEALGLSSVTALQSCPVAVLEKELGAQVAHRIQALSRGEDNSAVMSSGPPQSLSEEDSFKKCCTVSDVRAKLEELLRLLLNRLSADGRSAHTLRLTIRQFTPTNKYFNRESRQCPIPLNVAQSVSSGSDSAAVVSTLMELLMKLFERMIDVKLPFHLTLLNVCFSNLKAARSSTSSRCSIGFYLTQKKSLTGGDCGVSQVKESSAETSPAVPETPGCPPCPAEMDSKSSLSLPDNIDMDVFSQLPEDIKKEIAQSPHGSRGNKTNRTNQFPAATGGIQSFFNRVKMGQQPNCARDTGRSLDTVRPPSKKLLVKDAEYACCASDPVIMAPSASLSSCPRSTEPNIGFPMDCTESGNASAASVPKSIDMNVFSQLPAELQEELMSEWKNQKLNTKIQVKKFLDKVKTSKGQRPSPASHPNNLLKYFKPS, from the exons ATGGACTCTCCGCGGGAAGAAGATGAGGCGGACGAGGCGGAGTGGCtgagccgggaggaggaggcggccgTGCCCCGGGAGCCCGCTGCAGCCTGTAAAT TGGGCGGAGTGGCGGTGCCAGCCCCCCGGCGGGTGATCGTACATCTGGACATGGACTGCTTCTACGCCCAGGTGGAGATGATCCGCAACCCCGAGCTGAAGGAGAAGCCTCTCG GCGTCCAGCAGAAAACCTTTGTCATCACCTGTAACTATGTGGCCAGGAACCTCGGCGTGAAGAAATGTATGTCCATCCGAGATGCCAAAGAGCGCTGCCCGCAGCTGGTGCTGGTGAGCGGGGAGGACCTGACCCACTACCGGGAGATGTCCTACAGGGTCACAG GTCTGCTGGAAGAGTTCAGTCCCCAGGTGGAGCGGCTCGGCTTCGATGAGAACTTCATTGacatcacagagctggtggaTAAGAGGCTGCAAGACCCCCAGTGTGACAGAGCAATGGAGGTGTCTGGACATGTGTACAACCAGCAAG GTGTAGATCCCAGTGACTGGACTCACAAGCGATTCATCGTGGGGTCTCAGGTGGCAGCCGACATCCGGGCAGCGGTGCACAGCAGGCTGGGTATGACGGGCTGTGCAGGCATTGCATCTAATAAGCTTCTCTCCAAACTTGTGTCTGGGACCTTCAAGCCAAATCAACAAACCGTTCTCTTTCCTGAAAGCTACGACCATCTGATCCACAGTCTGAATCACGTACATAAGATTCCAG GCATCGGATATAAAACAGCCCAGCGTCTGGAGGCTTTGGGGTTGAGCAGTGTTACTGCCCTGCAGTCCTGTCCAGTCGCCGTGCTGGAAAAGGAGTTGGGGGCCCAAGTTGCTCATCGTATCCAGGCGCTCAGCAGAGGAGAGGAcaactctgcagtgatgtcatctgGACCTCCGCAG TCGCTTAGTGAAGAAGATTCATTTAAAAAATGCTGCACGGTGTCAGATGTACGAGCGAAACTGGAGGAACTGCTGCGCCTTCTGCTGAATAG ACTGAGCGCTGATGGGAGGAGCGCCCACACGTTGCGATTAACCATTCGCCAGTTCACGCCAACCAATAAATATTTCAACCGAGAAAGCCGTCAGTGTCCGATTCCATTGAACGTGGCACAGAGCGTGAGCAGTG GATCAGACAGTGCTGCTGTGGTCTCCACGCTGATGGAGCTGCTCATGAAGCTCTTTGAGAGGATGATTGATGTCAAGTTGCCTTTTCACCTTACATTACTGAATGTTTGCTTCTCCAACCTCAAGGCCGCCAGGTCCTCAACCTCATCAAGATGTTCAATTGGATTTTACCTCACCCAGAAAAAGTCACTGACAGGAGGTGACTGTGGTGTCAGCCAG GTAAAGGAATCCAGTGCAGAAACCAGTCCTGCAGTTCCTGAAACCCCAGGCTGCCCCCCTTGTCCTGCAGAGATGGATTCTAAGTCTTCACTATCACTCCCTGACAACATCGACATGGATGTGTTCAGCCAACTCCCTGAGGACATCAAGAAAGAGATTGCCCAAAGTCCGCATGGATCTAGAGGGAACAAGACTAACCGGACAAACCAATTCCCTGCAGCTACTGGGGGGATACAGAGTTTCTTTAACAGAGTAAAAATGGGGCAGCAGCCCAACTGTGCAAGAGACACCGGACGTTCTCTGGACACTGTGCGGCCCCCATCAAAGAAACTTCTGGTAAAAGACGCTGAATATGCTTGCTGTGCCTCAGACCCGGTCATCATGGCTCCTTCTGCGTCTCTTTCTTCCTGTCCCCGGAGTACAGAACCAAATATCGGGTTTCCAATGGATTGTACAGAATCTGGAAACGCCAGCGCTGCGTCAGTTCCTAAAAGCATTGACATGAACGTGTTCTCACAGCTGCCGGCAGAGCTTCAAGAAGAACTCATGAGCGAATGGAAGAACCAAAAACTCAACACCAAAATCCAGGTCAAGAAGTTTCTAGATAAAGTAAAGACCTCAAAAGGTCAAAGGCCAAGCCCAGCGTCTCATCCCAACAACCTGCTGAAGTACTTCAAGCCGAGCTAG
- the POLI gene encoding DNA polymerase iota isoform X2, translated as MDSPREEDEADEAEWLSREEEAAVPREPAAALGGVAVPAPRRVIVHLDMDCFYAQVEMIRNPELKEKPLGVQQKTFVITCNYVARNLGVKKCMSIRDAKERCPQLVLVSGEDLTHYREMSYRVTGLLEEFSPQVERLGFDENFIDITELVDKRLQDPQCDRAMEVSGHVYNQQGVDPSDWTHKRFIVGSQVAADIRAAVHSRLGMTGCAGIASNKLLSKLVSGTFKPNQQTVLFPESYDHLIHSLNHVHKIPGIGYKTAQRLEALGLSSVTALQSCPVAVLEKELGAQVAHRIQALSRGEDNSAVMSSGPPQSLSEEDSFKKCCTVSDVRAKLEELLRLLLNRLSADGRSAHTLRLTIRQFTPTNKYFNRESRQCPIPLNVAQSVSSGSDSAAVVSTLMELLMKLFERMIDVKLPFHLTLLNVCFSNLKAARSSTSSRCSIGFYLTQKKSLTGGDCGVSQVKESSAETSPAVPETPGCPPCPAEMDSKSSLSLPDNIDMDVFSQLPEDIKKEIAQSPHGSRGNKTNRTNQFPAATGGIQSFFNRVKMGQQPNCARDTGRSLDTVRPPSKKLLVKDAEYACCASDPVIMAPSASLSSCPRSTEPNIGFPMDCTESGNASAASVPKSIDMNVFSQLPAELQEELMSEWKNQKLNTKIQVKKFLDKVKTSKGQRPSPASHPNNLLKYFKPS; from the exons ATGGACTCTCCGCGGGAAGAAGATGAGGCGGACGAGGCGGAGTGGCtgagccgggaggaggaggcggccgTGCCCCGGGAGCCCGCTGCAGCCT TGGGCGGAGTGGCGGTGCCAGCCCCCCGGCGGGTGATCGTACATCTGGACATGGACTGCTTCTACGCCCAGGTGGAGATGATCCGCAACCCCGAGCTGAAGGAGAAGCCTCTCG GCGTCCAGCAGAAAACCTTTGTCATCACCTGTAACTATGTGGCCAGGAACCTCGGCGTGAAGAAATGTATGTCCATCCGAGATGCCAAAGAGCGCTGCCCGCAGCTGGTGCTGGTGAGCGGGGAGGACCTGACCCACTACCGGGAGATGTCCTACAGGGTCACAG GTCTGCTGGAAGAGTTCAGTCCCCAGGTGGAGCGGCTCGGCTTCGATGAGAACTTCATTGacatcacagagctggtggaTAAGAGGCTGCAAGACCCCCAGTGTGACAGAGCAATGGAGGTGTCTGGACATGTGTACAACCAGCAAG GTGTAGATCCCAGTGACTGGACTCACAAGCGATTCATCGTGGGGTCTCAGGTGGCAGCCGACATCCGGGCAGCGGTGCACAGCAGGCTGGGTATGACGGGCTGTGCAGGCATTGCATCTAATAAGCTTCTCTCCAAACTTGTGTCTGGGACCTTCAAGCCAAATCAACAAACCGTTCTCTTTCCTGAAAGCTACGACCATCTGATCCACAGTCTGAATCACGTACATAAGATTCCAG GCATCGGATATAAAACAGCCCAGCGTCTGGAGGCTTTGGGGTTGAGCAGTGTTACTGCCCTGCAGTCCTGTCCAGTCGCCGTGCTGGAAAAGGAGTTGGGGGCCCAAGTTGCTCATCGTATCCAGGCGCTCAGCAGAGGAGAGGAcaactctgcagtgatgtcatctgGACCTCCGCAG TCGCTTAGTGAAGAAGATTCATTTAAAAAATGCTGCACGGTGTCAGATGTACGAGCGAAACTGGAGGAACTGCTGCGCCTTCTGCTGAATAG ACTGAGCGCTGATGGGAGGAGCGCCCACACGTTGCGATTAACCATTCGCCAGTTCACGCCAACCAATAAATATTTCAACCGAGAAAGCCGTCAGTGTCCGATTCCATTGAACGTGGCACAGAGCGTGAGCAGTG GATCAGACAGTGCTGCTGTGGTCTCCACGCTGATGGAGCTGCTCATGAAGCTCTTTGAGAGGATGATTGATGTCAAGTTGCCTTTTCACCTTACATTACTGAATGTTTGCTTCTCCAACCTCAAGGCCGCCAGGTCCTCAACCTCATCAAGATGTTCAATTGGATTTTACCTCACCCAGAAAAAGTCACTGACAGGAGGTGACTGTGGTGTCAGCCAG GTAAAGGAATCCAGTGCAGAAACCAGTCCTGCAGTTCCTGAAACCCCAGGCTGCCCCCCTTGTCCTGCAGAGATGGATTCTAAGTCTTCACTATCACTCCCTGACAACATCGACATGGATGTGTTCAGCCAACTCCCTGAGGACATCAAGAAAGAGATTGCCCAAAGTCCGCATGGATCTAGAGGGAACAAGACTAACCGGACAAACCAATTCCCTGCAGCTACTGGGGGGATACAGAGTTTCTTTAACAGAGTAAAAATGGGGCAGCAGCCCAACTGTGCAAGAGACACCGGACGTTCTCTGGACACTGTGCGGCCCCCATCAAAGAAACTTCTGGTAAAAGACGCTGAATATGCTTGCTGTGCCTCAGACCCGGTCATCATGGCTCCTTCTGCGTCTCTTTCTTCCTGTCCCCGGAGTACAGAACCAAATATCGGGTTTCCAATGGATTGTACAGAATCTGGAAACGCCAGCGCTGCGTCAGTTCCTAAAAGCATTGACATGAACGTGTTCTCACAGCTGCCGGCAGAGCTTCAAGAAGAACTCATGAGCGAATGGAAGAACCAAAAACTCAACACCAAAATCCAGGTCAAGAAGTTTCTAGATAAAGTAAAGACCTCAAAAGGTCAAAGGCCAAGCCCAGCGTCTCATCCCAACAACCTGCTGAAGTACTTCAAGCCGAGCTAG
- the POLI gene encoding DNA polymerase iota isoform X3 — protein sequence MDCFYAQVEMIRNPELKEKPLGVQQKTFVITCNYVARNLGVKKCMSIRDAKERCPQLVLVSGEDLTHYREMSYRVTGLLEEFSPQVERLGFDENFIDITELVDKRLQDPQCDRAMEVSGHVYNQQGVDPSDWTHKRFIVGSQVAADIRAAVHSRLGMTGCAGIASNKLLSKLVSGTFKPNQQTVLFPESYDHLIHSLNHVHKIPGIGYKTAQRLEALGLSSVTALQSCPVAVLEKELGAQVAHRIQALSRGEDNSAVMSSGPPQSLSEEDSFKKCCTVSDVRAKLEELLRLLLNRLSADGRSAHTLRLTIRQFTPTNKYFNRESRQCPIPLNVAQSVSSGSDSAAVVSTLMELLMKLFERMIDVKLPFHLTLLNVCFSNLKAARSSTSSRCSIGFYLTQKKSLTGGDCGVSQVKESSAETSPAVPETPGCPPCPAEMDSKSSLSLPDNIDMDVFSQLPEDIKKEIAQSPHGSRGNKTNRTNQFPAATGGIQSFFNRVKMGQQPNCARDTGRSLDTVRPPSKKLLVKDAEYACCASDPVIMAPSASLSSCPRSTEPNIGFPMDCTESGNASAASVPKSIDMNVFSQLPAELQEELMSEWKNQKLNTKIQVKKFLDKVKTSKGQRPSPASHPNNLLKYFKPS from the exons ATGGACTGCTTCTACGCCCAGGTGGAGATGATCCGCAACCCCGAGCTGAAGGAGAAGCCTCTCG GCGTCCAGCAGAAAACCTTTGTCATCACCTGTAACTATGTGGCCAGGAACCTCGGCGTGAAGAAATGTATGTCCATCCGAGATGCCAAAGAGCGCTGCCCGCAGCTGGTGCTGGTGAGCGGGGAGGACCTGACCCACTACCGGGAGATGTCCTACAGGGTCACAG GTCTGCTGGAAGAGTTCAGTCCCCAGGTGGAGCGGCTCGGCTTCGATGAGAACTTCATTGacatcacagagctggtggaTAAGAGGCTGCAAGACCCCCAGTGTGACAGAGCAATGGAGGTGTCTGGACATGTGTACAACCAGCAAG GTGTAGATCCCAGTGACTGGACTCACAAGCGATTCATCGTGGGGTCTCAGGTGGCAGCCGACATCCGGGCAGCGGTGCACAGCAGGCTGGGTATGACGGGCTGTGCAGGCATTGCATCTAATAAGCTTCTCTCCAAACTTGTGTCTGGGACCTTCAAGCCAAATCAACAAACCGTTCTCTTTCCTGAAAGCTACGACCATCTGATCCACAGTCTGAATCACGTACATAAGATTCCAG GCATCGGATATAAAACAGCCCAGCGTCTGGAGGCTTTGGGGTTGAGCAGTGTTACTGCCCTGCAGTCCTGTCCAGTCGCCGTGCTGGAAAAGGAGTTGGGGGCCCAAGTTGCTCATCGTATCCAGGCGCTCAGCAGAGGAGAGGAcaactctgcagtgatgtcatctgGACCTCCGCAG TCGCTTAGTGAAGAAGATTCATTTAAAAAATGCTGCACGGTGTCAGATGTACGAGCGAAACTGGAGGAACTGCTGCGCCTTCTGCTGAATAG ACTGAGCGCTGATGGGAGGAGCGCCCACACGTTGCGATTAACCATTCGCCAGTTCACGCCAACCAATAAATATTTCAACCGAGAAAGCCGTCAGTGTCCGATTCCATTGAACGTGGCACAGAGCGTGAGCAGTG GATCAGACAGTGCTGCTGTGGTCTCCACGCTGATGGAGCTGCTCATGAAGCTCTTTGAGAGGATGATTGATGTCAAGTTGCCTTTTCACCTTACATTACTGAATGTTTGCTTCTCCAACCTCAAGGCCGCCAGGTCCTCAACCTCATCAAGATGTTCAATTGGATTTTACCTCACCCAGAAAAAGTCACTGACAGGAGGTGACTGTGGTGTCAGCCAG GTAAAGGAATCCAGTGCAGAAACCAGTCCTGCAGTTCCTGAAACCCCAGGCTGCCCCCCTTGTCCTGCAGAGATGGATTCTAAGTCTTCACTATCACTCCCTGACAACATCGACATGGATGTGTTCAGCCAACTCCCTGAGGACATCAAGAAAGAGATTGCCCAAAGTCCGCATGGATCTAGAGGGAACAAGACTAACCGGACAAACCAATTCCCTGCAGCTACTGGGGGGATACAGAGTTTCTTTAACAGAGTAAAAATGGGGCAGCAGCCCAACTGTGCAAGAGACACCGGACGTTCTCTGGACACTGTGCGGCCCCCATCAAAGAAACTTCTGGTAAAAGACGCTGAATATGCTTGCTGTGCCTCAGACCCGGTCATCATGGCTCCTTCTGCGTCTCTTTCTTCCTGTCCCCGGAGTACAGAACCAAATATCGGGTTTCCAATGGATTGTACAGAATCTGGAAACGCCAGCGCTGCGTCAGTTCCTAAAAGCATTGACATGAACGTGTTCTCACAGCTGCCGGCAGAGCTTCAAGAAGAACTCATGAGCGAATGGAAGAACCAAAAACTCAACACCAAAATCCAGGTCAAGAAGTTTCTAGATAAAGTAAAGACCTCAAAAGGTCAAAGGCCAAGCCCAGCGTCTCATCCCAACAACCTGCTGAAGTACTTCAAGCCGAGCTAG
- the POLI gene encoding DNA polymerase iota isoform X4 has product MYVHPRCQRALPAAGAGLLEEFSPQVERLGFDENFIDITELVDKRLQDPQCDRAMEVSGHVYNQQGVDPSDWTHKRFIVGSQVAADIRAAVHSRLGMTGCAGIASNKLLSKLVSGTFKPNQQTVLFPESYDHLIHSLNHVHKIPGIGYKTAQRLEALGLSSVTALQSCPVAVLEKELGAQVAHRIQALSRGEDNSAVMSSGPPQSLSEEDSFKKCCTVSDVRAKLEELLRLLLNRLSADGRSAHTLRLTIRQFTPTNKYFNRESRQCPIPLNVAQSVSSGSDSAAVVSTLMELLMKLFERMIDVKLPFHLTLLNVCFSNLKAARSSTSSRCSIGFYLTQKKSLTGGDCGVSQVKESSAETSPAVPETPGCPPCPAEMDSKSSLSLPDNIDMDVFSQLPEDIKKEIAQSPHGSRGNKTNRTNQFPAATGGIQSFFNRVKMGQQPNCARDTGRSLDTVRPPSKKLLVKDAEYACCASDPVIMAPSASLSSCPRSTEPNIGFPMDCTESGNASAASVPKSIDMNVFSQLPAELQEELMSEWKNQKLNTKIQVKKFLDKVKTSKGQRPSPASHPNNLLKYFKPS; this is encoded by the exons ATGTATGTCCATCCGAGATGCCAAAGAGCGCTGCCCGCAGCTGGTGCTG GTCTGCTGGAAGAGTTCAGTCCCCAGGTGGAGCGGCTCGGCTTCGATGAGAACTTCATTGacatcacagagctggtggaTAAGAGGCTGCAAGACCCCCAGTGTGACAGAGCAATGGAGGTGTCTGGACATGTGTACAACCAGCAAG GTGTAGATCCCAGTGACTGGACTCACAAGCGATTCATCGTGGGGTCTCAGGTGGCAGCCGACATCCGGGCAGCGGTGCACAGCAGGCTGGGTATGACGGGCTGTGCAGGCATTGCATCTAATAAGCTTCTCTCCAAACTTGTGTCTGGGACCTTCAAGCCAAATCAACAAACCGTTCTCTTTCCTGAAAGCTACGACCATCTGATCCACAGTCTGAATCACGTACATAAGATTCCAG GCATCGGATATAAAACAGCCCAGCGTCTGGAGGCTTTGGGGTTGAGCAGTGTTACTGCCCTGCAGTCCTGTCCAGTCGCCGTGCTGGAAAAGGAGTTGGGGGCCCAAGTTGCTCATCGTATCCAGGCGCTCAGCAGAGGAGAGGAcaactctgcagtgatgtcatctgGACCTCCGCAG TCGCTTAGTGAAGAAGATTCATTTAAAAAATGCTGCACGGTGTCAGATGTACGAGCGAAACTGGAGGAACTGCTGCGCCTTCTGCTGAATAG ACTGAGCGCTGATGGGAGGAGCGCCCACACGTTGCGATTAACCATTCGCCAGTTCACGCCAACCAATAAATATTTCAACCGAGAAAGCCGTCAGTGTCCGATTCCATTGAACGTGGCACAGAGCGTGAGCAGTG GATCAGACAGTGCTGCTGTGGTCTCCACGCTGATGGAGCTGCTCATGAAGCTCTTTGAGAGGATGATTGATGTCAAGTTGCCTTTTCACCTTACATTACTGAATGTTTGCTTCTCCAACCTCAAGGCCGCCAGGTCCTCAACCTCATCAAGATGTTCAATTGGATTTTACCTCACCCAGAAAAAGTCACTGACAGGAGGTGACTGTGGTGTCAGCCAG GTAAAGGAATCCAGTGCAGAAACCAGTCCTGCAGTTCCTGAAACCCCAGGCTGCCCCCCTTGTCCTGCAGAGATGGATTCTAAGTCTTCACTATCACTCCCTGACAACATCGACATGGATGTGTTCAGCCAACTCCCTGAGGACATCAAGAAAGAGATTGCCCAAAGTCCGCATGGATCTAGAGGGAACAAGACTAACCGGACAAACCAATTCCCTGCAGCTACTGGGGGGATACAGAGTTTCTTTAACAGAGTAAAAATGGGGCAGCAGCCCAACTGTGCAAGAGACACCGGACGTTCTCTGGACACTGTGCGGCCCCCATCAAAGAAACTTCTGGTAAAAGACGCTGAATATGCTTGCTGTGCCTCAGACCCGGTCATCATGGCTCCTTCTGCGTCTCTTTCTTCCTGTCCCCGGAGTACAGAACCAAATATCGGGTTTCCAATGGATTGTACAGAATCTGGAAACGCCAGCGCTGCGTCAGTTCCTAAAAGCATTGACATGAACGTGTTCTCACAGCTGCCGGCAGAGCTTCAAGAAGAACTCATGAGCGAATGGAAGAACCAAAAACTCAACACCAAAATCCAGGTCAAGAAGTTTCTAGATAAAGTAAAGACCTCAAAAGGTCAAAGGCCAAGCCCAGCGTCTCATCCCAACAACCTGCTGAAGTACTTCAAGCCGAGCTAG
- the STARD6 gene encoding stAR-related lipid transfer protein 6: MDYKKMADDVSQKILSYSQDTSGWKVIKSTKNVTVSWKPSKEYSGNLYRGEGIIEEIPEKVIPFMYLAKYRSKWDSALKSYSILEDIDEDTVICHCISHSYGMGIISSREFVDLVHIRRYDGGVVTTNSISVEYDKCPRTSSHVRGYNNPCGYICSPLPENPAHSRLVVYLQPDLGGLLPRAVVEAALPNNVVGLISDAREKIKHLLNE, translated from the exons atggacTATAAGAAGATGGCTGATGATGTCTCCCAGAAGATTCTGTCATACAGTCAGGACACATCTGGATGGAAAGTGATCAAATCTACA AAAAATGTTACTGTCTCATGGAAACCATCTAAGGAATATTCAGGAAACCT ATATCGTGGAGAAGGAATAATTGAAGAAATCCCAGAAAAAGTTATCCCCTTTATGTATCTTGCCAAATACAGATCAAAGTGGGACAGTGCCCTGAAATCCTATTCTATTCTGGAAGATATTGATGAG GACACGGTCATCTGTCACTGCATTTCACACAGCTATGGGATGGGGATTATCTCATCCAGAGAGTTTGTGGATTTAGTTCACATCAGGCGGTACGATGGTGGAGTGGTCACCACTAATT CCATCAGTGTGGAGTATGACAAATGCCCTAGAACCAGCTCTCACGTCCGCGGCTACAATAACCCATGTGGATATATCTGTTCACCTTTACCGGA GAACCCAGCACATTCCAGACTGGTGGTGTACCTACAGCCCGATCTGGGTGGATTACTGCCCCGCGCCGTGGTGGAAGCCGCTTTACCCAATAACGTGGTCGGCCTCATTAGTGATGCTcgggaaaaaataaaacatttattaaatGAATGA